The Pseudomonas moraviensis genome contains the following window.
ATGGCCCTTGAGCACGTCGAGCATGCTGGTGCTGAAGGTCGCCAGCGGTGCGCCTTTGGCAGCGACGCCGTCGGACTTGACCAGACTTTGCACGGTGCCGTCGCGCGGCATGGTGATGTTCATCCCCGGCACGCTGACCAGACCGGCCTGCGCATGGCTGACGAAGTACATGCCGTACACCGACTTGAAGATGAAACCGGCAGCGACCAGGCCGACAGCGAAAATACCGGCGCTGAAGGTCACGGCTTTCAGGCGGCCGAACGGGGTCATGCCGGTATCGTCGGTCTTGTTCTTGCGCGCCTTGGTGAAGTTGTCGCGCTGCAGGGTCGCCAGCACTTCGCCGATGCTGACGATGTCGCCGGCCAGGTGCGAAGTGATCAGGTGGCGCAGGGTGGAAATGTCCTGCGGCTCGAGGTTCTGGAACTGGCAGCCGGCACGGCCGGTAGCGCGATCAAAGGAGCGCACCTGCAGTTCAACGTCCATGGCCAGGCCGAGGTTGTCGATGACGAATTGCAGACGCGCCTTGTACACCTCGCCGATGGTCAGCGGCATCTGCCCGGCGTTGAACGCCAGACCGCCAGCGGACAGATCGAGGACCCGCGCTTCGAGCGGAGTCCGGTCAGGGCCGAAGAAACGCAGCTTGGCCGGGATTTTCACGCGAGCGTGCTGGCGCTGGGCTTCGGATTCATGCACTACGTTGACGTTGACGGCGGTATTCATAGGGGCGATTTCCTTGTTAATTCAATAGGAGCGGGTCAGACCATCATCAGCAGCACGGCGACAAAAATGCTGCCGGCGGAGAAGGTCATGGTCCGAGACGACCAGGTGTTGAACCAACGTTGAAAGCTGGCGAGATCACGGGTCAGGGATGTGGGCTGGCGAGTCCAGGATTGTTGGTCGAGGCGGAAGAACACGTAGATCTTCACCATGGCGCCAACGATCTGGTTGTAATACAGAATCGCCGGGTAAGCAGGGCCGATACGGTGGCCGGAACACGACAGCAACAGCGTCAGGATCAGGCGGGTGATGCCGATCCACAGCAGGTATACGAGGATGAACGCGGTGCCGTATTTGAAGCTGGCGATCAGTGCCACGGTCAGACCGAGCAGCGAGGTCCACATCGACACGCGCTGGTCGAACAGCACCACCGAGGTGAACACGCCGAGGCGACGGATACCCAGGCCCAGTGCGCGCGAGTTCTGGCGCAGGTTGTTGCCGTACCAGCGGAACATCAGCTTGCGGCTGGCCTTGATGAAGCTCTTTTCCGGCGGGTGCTCAACGGTGTTGATCGCGGCGTCCGGCACGTAGAAGGTGTCGTAACCCAGGCGCATCAGGCTGAACCAGCTCGACTTGTCGTCACCGGTCAGGAACTTGAAACGCCCCAGACGCCAGTGTTGCAGCGAGTCGCTTTCAACGTCGGCGATGAATTCCGGATTGGTCACCACAGAGGCTTTGAACACCGACATCCGACCGGTCATGGTCAGTACGCGCTTGGACAGGGCCATCGAGCACATGTTGATGTGGCGCTGGGCGAAACGCAGCTTGTGCCATTCGCTCATGATGTAGCCGCCGCGCACTTCGCAAAACTCGTTGGTGGTCAGGCCGCCGACATTGCCGAACAGCTGGAACCACGGCACGGTCTTGCGCACGACGCCTTCGCCGAGCACGGTGTCGCCGTCGATCACGGCCACCACGGCACGGTCGTCCGGCAGGTGACGGGAGATCGCGCGGAAACCGAACGCCAGACCATCGCGCTTGCCGGTACCGGGAATGCGTACGAAGTCGAGCTTGACTCGCTCCGGCGGATTCATCCGCGCCCACAGCGCCTTGACCAGCAACTCGTCGGACATTTCCACGATCGAGCAGACAATGGTGGTCGGCAGTTCGCAGTCGATGGCTTCGCGGATCACCGAGCTGTAGACCTGCGCGGTTGTCAGCGCGTCAATACGGAAGCTGGTGACCATCAGAAACACATGCGACGGGTCGGCCGCTTTACCCAGCTTGCGTACTTTGCGACGCAGGTGCGGGTAAACGATGTAGAGAAAAATCATGCCGCGCACAAAGTGCGTTGCACCCATCGAGTAGCGCCAGATACCCACGGCGCCAATCAGGAAAATGAAGTCCTTCGACTCGGAGTCGAATGTGGACGTGGGCAGCATCAAGGCCAGGCCCATCAGCAGACTGAGATAAAAAAGCCAGCCGGCTGATTGCAGAAAAAAATGTTTGAGCTTGGTCATAACCGTCATCCGAAGGTGAGAAGGCTTCAAGCCGCAAGCTTCGAGCTGCAAGCGAAACGCTTTGGCTTGCAGCTCGAGGCTTGTCGCTTAGGGCTGCTTTACCAGCAGATGCCTTCGGTGCGGCTACCGGCGCTGGTGGCTTTGGACATGAAGCCCACCAGGTCGATGACTTGCTTGCCTTGCGGCGCTTCGTGGGCCAGCGAACGGAATTTCTCGTCGCGGTTACCGAGGATGATCACGTCGGAGTTGTTGATCACCGAGTCGAAGTCCGAGTTGAGCAGGGACGACACGTGCGGAATCTTCGATTCGATGTAGTCCTTGTTCGCACCGTGGACGCGGGCGTACTCGACGTTGCTGTCGTAGATGCTCAGGTCGTAGCCCTTGCCGATCAGCATTTCCGCCAGTTCGACCAGCGGGCTTTCGCGCAGGTCGTCGGTGCCGGCCTTGAAGCTCAGACCGAGCAGGGCGACTTTGCGTTTGTCATGGCTTTCAACGATGTCGAAAGCGTTCTGCACTTGCGATTCGTTGCTGCGCATCAGCGAGTTGAGCAGCGGTGCTTCGACGTCCAGGGAGCCGGCGCGGTAGGTCAGCGCACGTACGTCCTTGGGCAGGCACGAACCGCCGAAAGCGAAGCCCGGGCGCATGTAGTACTGGGACAGGTTCAGTGTCTTGTCCTGGCAGACCACGTCCATCACTTCACGGCCATCGACGCCGACCGCTTTGGCGATGTTGCCGATCTCGTTGGCGAAGGTCACTTTGGTGGCGTGCCAGACGTTGCAGGTGTACTTGATCATCTCGGCAACGGCGATGTCCTTGCGGATGATCGGTGCGTCGAGTTCTTCGTACAGCGATTGCAGAACGTCGCCCGACGCGGTATCGAACTCGCCGATGACGGTCATCGGTGGGTGATCGTAGTCGGCGATGGCGGTGGATTCACGCAGGAATTCCGGGTTGACCGCTACGCCGAAATCGACGCCAGCCTTCTTGCCCGAGCAGTCTTCCAGAATCGGGATTACCACGTTGGCCACGGTGCCTGGCAGCACGGTGCTGCGTACGACGATGGTGTGACGGGTGGTTTTTTCACGCAGGACAAAACCGATCTCGCGGCACACGGCCTCGATGTAGTTCAGTTCCAGGTCGCCGTTCTTTTTGCTTGGCGTGCCGACGCAGATCATCGACAGGTCAGTATCACGAATCGCCTCGGCGAAGTTGGTCGTACCGCGCAGACGAGCGGTCTGGACGCCCTGTTGCAGAAGTTCGCCCAGGCCCGGTTCAACGATTGGCGATTTGCCGGCGTTAATCATGTCGATCTTGTCTTTGGCAACGTCGACGCCAACTACGTCATGGCCCCGTGCAGACAGGCAACCGGCACATACTGCGCCAACGTAACCCAAACCAAATATGCTGATGCGCATCGCAATTACCTCTGTATATATCTGGCCTTAGATGGCCGGAGTTAATGGTGTTCAGCGGTCACTAGTGCACTCGAAAGTGCGGCTTACAGGCGCCACAATGCCGTGTGCAGGCATACAAAGTTCCGAGTGTCTAATAAA
Protein-coding sequences here:
- a CDS encoding alginate biosynthesis protein Alg44, coding for MNTAVNVNVVHESEAQRQHARVKIPAKLRFFGPDRTPLEARVLDLSAGGLAFNAGQMPLTIGEVYKARLQFVIDNLGLAMDVELQVRSFDRATGRAGCQFQNLEPQDISTLRHLITSHLAGDIVSIGEVLATLQRDNFTKARKNKTDDTGMTPFGRLKAVTFSAGIFAVGLVAAGFIFKSVYGMYFVSHAQAGLVSVPGMNITMPRDGTVQSLVKSDGVAAKGAPLATFSTSMLDVLKGHLAEDQLAPAKVEELFGKQMTGTLTSPCDCTVAQQLVADGQYASKGDVIFQLVPRNTQANVEARFSYRQFGDVRPGTPVSFQIAGEDKTRTGKIVSSTSLKSADLSSDIRVQIQPDEPLDSSLAGRPVEVNSDRGPNLNWLIDKAMAAGL
- a CDS encoding nucleotide sugar dehydrogenase, encoding MRISIFGLGYVGAVCAGCLSARGHDVVGVDVAKDKIDMINAGKSPIVEPGLGELLQQGVQTARLRGTTNFAEAIRDTDLSMICVGTPSKKNGDLELNYIEAVCREIGFVLREKTTRHTIVVRSTVLPGTVANVVIPILEDCSGKKAGVDFGVAVNPEFLRESTAIADYDHPPMTVIGEFDTASGDVLQSLYEELDAPIIRKDIAVAEMIKYTCNVWHATKVTFANEIGNIAKAVGVDGREVMDVVCQDKTLNLSQYYMRPGFAFGGSCLPKDVRALTYRAGSLDVEAPLLNSLMRSNESQVQNAFDIVESHDKRKVALLGLSFKAGTDDLRESPLVELAEMLIGKGYDLSIYDSNVEYARVHGANKDYIESKIPHVSSLLNSDFDSVINNSDVIILGNRDEKFRSLAHEAPQGKQVIDLVGFMSKATSAGSRTEGICW
- the alg8 gene encoding mannuronan synthase, whose product is MTKLKHFFLQSAGWLFYLSLLMGLALMLPTSTFDSESKDFIFLIGAVGIWRYSMGATHFVRGMIFLYIVYPHLRRKVRKLGKAADPSHVFLMVTSFRIDALTTAQVYSSVIREAIDCELPTTIVCSIVEMSDELLVKALWARMNPPERVKLDFVRIPGTGKRDGLAFGFRAISRHLPDDRAVVAVIDGDTVLGEGVVRKTVPWFQLFGNVGGLTTNEFCEVRGGYIMSEWHKLRFAQRHINMCSMALSKRVLTMTGRMSVFKASVVTNPEFIADVESDSLQHWRLGRFKFLTGDDKSSWFSLMRLGYDTFYVPDAAINTVEHPPEKSFIKASRKLMFRWYGNNLRQNSRALGLGIRRLGVFTSVVLFDQRVSMWTSLLGLTVALIASFKYGTAFILVYLLWIGITRLILTLLLSCSGHRIGPAYPAILYYNQIVGAMVKIYVFFRLDQQSWTRQPTSLTRDLASFQRWFNTWSSRTMTFSAGSIFVAVLLMMV